The following are from one region of the Stanieria cyanosphaera PCC 7437 genome:
- a CDS encoding GDSL-type esterase/lipase family protein, whose translation MKNNFQLWCIGLCYSSLLVLTSCQPNQELNNINVENFTVEQDVNNLRRGKGSPIIVFGDSITAGAGVGTEAAYPHILSTSLDLLILNQGRGGDTTATALTRLQQDVLSQEPWLVIVALGGNDFLQQVPLAQTEQNLRQIITRIQQARHCAIAVVLGMNVEPFNGDYKKMYERVAKDTQAYLIPEVLAGLNNPRYLYDRIHPNQIGHQIIANRIAQRLTLLLDKATFPTNYSCVSIR comes from the coding sequence ATGAAAAATAATTTTCAACTCTGGTGTATCGGTTTGTGCTATAGCTCTTTACTGGTTTTAACAAGCTGTCAGCCCAACCAAGAACTTAATAATATTAATGTTGAGAATTTCACGGTTGAGCAAGATGTTAACAATTTACGTCGTGGCAAGGGTTCGCCAATTATTGTCTTTGGGGATAGTATCACTGCGGGTGCAGGAGTAGGAACAGAGGCTGCTTATCCCCATATTCTGAGTACTAGTTTAGATCTACTAATTTTAAACCAAGGCAGAGGTGGTGATACAACAGCAACAGCCTTGACTCGCTTACAGCAAGATGTGCTTTCCCAAGAGCCTTGGCTAGTAATTGTTGCCCTTGGAGGTAATGATTTTTTACAACAAGTTCCCCTAGCACAAACAGAACAAAATCTCAGACAAATTATAACTCGCATTCAACAGGCAAGGCACTGTGCGATCGCGGTTGTGCTTGGGATGAATGTCGAACCGTTTAATGGAGATTACAAAAAAATGTATGAACGGGTGGCAAAGGATACTCAAGCTTATTTAATTCCTGAGGTTTTAGCTGGTTTAAACAACCCACGCTATCTATACGATAGAATTCACCCTAATCAAATAGGACATCAAATTATAGCTAACCGAATTGCTCAAAGGTTAACTCTACTTTTGGATAAAGCAACTTTTCCAACCAATTACTCATGCGTTTCAATAAGGTAA
- the mgtE gene encoding magnesium transporter, with amino-acid sequence MAENQPFSLRQSSISRQELVELVRSQLEALLQQGNFPGAKALLVPVQPADIAEAIEGLPKAMQAIAFRLLSKQEAIEVYEYLDPSVQQSLITELRDQEVLDIVDKMSPDDRVRLFDELPAKVVRQLLQQLSPSEREATSLLLGYKVGTAGRIMTTEYLAVKEDLTVSQTIERVRVLANTSEIIYYLYVTDRERRLTGIVSFRDLVIASSEQRLSEIMTRDVIFVHTDTDQEEVAQIIQRYDLVAVPVVDTENRLVGIVTVDDVLDIVEQEATEDIYALGGVEAGDDNYFQKNIFTAARKRVVWLFVLLLANTGTTAVISAQENVLEQVVALAAFIPLLIDAGGNVGAQSSTVVIRGLNLKTVGIKKALQVITKETLTGVLLGVMLGIAVIFWAYFLEGSLPIALTVGISLMAIAILAAVSGSGLPFLFGALGLDPALMSAPFITSVVDVLGVFIYLTLARTILQL; translated from the coding sequence TTGGCTGAAAATCAACCTTTTTCTTTACGGCAATCAAGTATTTCTCGACAAGAACTGGTCGAGTTAGTAAGATCGCAACTTGAAGCCTTACTACAACAGGGGAACTTCCCAGGAGCAAAAGCTTTATTAGTACCTGTCCAACCTGCGGATATTGCCGAAGCTATTGAAGGTTTGCCAAAGGCGATGCAGGCTATTGCTTTCCGTCTACTTTCCAAGCAAGAAGCAATTGAAGTCTATGAATATCTTGACCCTAGTGTCCAGCAGTCTTTGATTACAGAATTGAGAGATCAAGAAGTCTTAGATATTGTAGACAAAATGTCGCCAGATGACCGAGTAAGATTATTTGACGAGTTACCTGCCAAAGTTGTTCGGCAACTACTGCAACAATTAAGTCCATCAGAACGTGAAGCAACTTCCTTACTTTTAGGCTACAAAGTAGGTACTGCTGGTCGGATCATGACCACAGAATACCTAGCAGTGAAAGAAGATTTAACAGTTAGCCAAACTATCGAGCGGGTTAGGGTTTTAGCTAATACTAGCGAAATTATTTACTATCTGTATGTAACTGACAGAGAACGTCGTCTTACAGGAATTGTTTCCTTTAGAGATTTAGTGATTGCCTCCTCAGAACAAAGACTGAGTGAAATTATGACCCGTGATGTAATTTTTGTTCACACAGATACAGATCAAGAAGAAGTAGCCCAAATTATTCAACGTTACGATTTAGTAGCTGTGCCTGTAGTAGATACAGAAAATCGTTTAGTTGGGATTGTAACGGTGGATGATGTCCTCGATATTGTAGAGCAAGAAGCTACCGAAGACATTTACGCTTTAGGAGGAGTGGAAGCTGGCGACGATAACTATTTCCAGAAAAACATCTTCACAGCAGCGCGCAAACGGGTAGTTTGGTTATTTGTGCTTTTACTTGCTAATACTGGCACTACTGCCGTGATCAGCGCGCAGGAAAATGTATTAGAACAAGTAGTTGCTCTAGCTGCTTTTATTCCTTTATTGATTGATGCAGGAGGAAACGTCGGAGCGCAGTCGTCCACAGTGGTAATTCGAGGACTCAATCTCAAAACTGTAGGAATTAAAAAAGCTTTGCAGGTAATTACTAAAGAAACATTGACTGGGGTGTTATTAGGAGTAATGCTAGGTATTGCCGTAATTTTTTGGGCTTACTTTCTTGAAGGTAGTTTGCCCATAGCACTAACGGTTGGGATTAGTTTAATGGCGATCGCGATTTTAGCTGCTGTATCAGGTTCTGGTTTACCTTTTTTGTTTGGTGCGTTGGGTTTAGACCCTGCTTTGATGTCTGCTCCCTTTATCACTTCGGTAGTCGATGTTTTGGGCGTTTTTATTTATTTAACTTTAGCCAGAACAATTTTACAACTTTAA
- a CDS encoding carbon dioxide-concentrating mechanism protein CcmK, with the protein MSQQEAVGVIETLGFPSILAAADAMVKGGRVTLVYFDKAEKGNFIVAIRGGISEVEPAMAAGLKAAEETFGGQVMSHYTVPNPPDNVVAVLPIDYTDKVQEFRS; encoded by the coding sequence ATGTCCCAACAAGAAGCAGTGGGCGTGATCGAGACTTTGGGTTTTCCTTCGATTTTAGCAGCAGCAGATGCGATGGTTAAAGGTGGTCGTGTTACGTTAGTTTATTTTGATAAGGCAGAAAAAGGTAATTTTATTGTTGCTATTCGTGGCGGAATTTCCGAAGTTGAACCAGCAATGGCAGCAGGTTTAAAAGCAGCAGAAGAAACTTTTGGTGGTCAAGTTATGAGTCATTATACAGTACCCAATCCACCAGATAATGTCGTCGCTGTTTTACCTATCGATTATACTGACAAAGTTCAGGAGTTTCGCTCTTAA
- a CDS encoding carbon dioxide-concentrating mechanism protein CcmK, which translates to MPAQQAVGAIETKGFPGILAAADAMVKAGRVTLVGYIRVGSARFTVNIRGDVSEVKTAMDAGIEAVKKTEGAALESWVIIPRPHENVVAVLPIDYSEAVEPYRQRVEGRVLPIARS; encoded by the coding sequence ATGCCAGCGCAACAGGCAGTTGGAGCGATCGAAACAAAAGGTTTTCCAGGTATTTTAGCAGCAGCAGATGCGATGGTTAAAGCTGGTCGAGTTACTCTGGTAGGCTACATTAGAGTTGGTAGTGCGCGCTTTACCGTAAACATTCGTGGTGATGTTTCGGAAGTTAAAACTGCTATGGATGCTGGAATCGAAGCAGTAAAAAAAACTGAAGGTGCTGCTTTAGAATCTTGGGTGATTATTCCCCGTCCTCATGAAAACGTAGTTGCAGTTTTACCTATTGATTATAGCGAAGCGGTTGAGCCTTATCGTCAAAGAGTCGAAGGCAGAGTTCTTCCTATCGCTCGTAGCTAA
- a CDS encoding protein-arginine deiminase family protein, with protein MRRFFPTKTLNNCHSSSQETHQEYEDIIVVDQPMQISLNNLAPSDQAIVSFKTRGEIEVYSSTNQLITSLNPVPVREIPEITLLARTFSDRILDRCLQITFQDDACCQLSQVLIKLTCVRICLDVDADRDGVIEEDHPHKGDWQWGINGHGAVLLVNNDRGLNYSDEQQKQEDQSIQRLLALKDLSFMSVRRVGLKKLPAECQLCLSVDQDIAKRIRIYDQLEQRGDQLIGSGKATAQLKDTDRDIILAIEGLSYPDFDFDGMVEITLSLVKQGEILYSDRVIFRVAPWIMTPNTLAPITVFVSRLSNGKNEQFIDELRKVVGKANAQIDPVPFEFHQDDPWMRDEIEIGYTQAPGHFIHVILDSPRDRGLDHFAQRQLIGTDFGYVVRKSRYCATKLDSFGNLEVSPPVTVNGINYPFGRLIFGGTRPEIIHQPRRMLKVVRDFLYAQKIQAPLEIFSDWLSVGHIDEFMTFVPASTSKGFKLLLASTDKSYELLKQLRDQGQAQILLRQGKQLNDQPADISVADVLNNQELTSQNQRFQEYINWNREVLKQELGLDEEDIIDIPALFQDDGDGRAETFFPNMVNLIVLNQHLAIPKPFGPKIKDQCQFEAYVKRVLEPLGKECHFIDDWEPYFRGGGEIHCGTNTRRQPFTQKWWEIEPNFL; from the coding sequence ATGAGACGTTTTTTCCCCACTAAAACACTTAATAACTGTCACTCAAGTTCTCAAGAAACACACCAAGAGTATGAAGATATTATTGTTGTAGATCAGCCAATGCAAATTTCTTTAAACAATCTTGCACCTTCCGATCAAGCAATAGTTAGTTTTAAAACACGAGGAGAAATCGAAGTTTACTCTAGCACAAACCAACTGATTACTAGCTTAAATCCTGTTCCTGTTAGGGAAATACCAGAAATTACTTTACTAGCGAGAACTTTTAGCGATCGCATTTTAGACCGTTGTTTACAAATAACTTTTCAAGATGATGCTTGTTGTCAACTAAGTCAAGTTTTAATCAAACTAACCTGTGTGCGAATTTGTTTAGATGTGGATGCGGATCGAGATGGGGTAATTGAAGAAGATCATCCCCATAAAGGAGATTGGCAATGGGGGATTAATGGCCATGGTGCAGTCTTATTAGTCAATAATGATCGCGGTCTTAATTATTCCGATGAGCAACAGAAACAAGAAGATCAATCTATTCAAAGACTACTAGCTCTCAAAGATTTGAGCTTTATGAGTGTTCGTCGAGTTGGCTTAAAAAAGTTACCTGCCGAGTGTCAACTTTGCCTGTCAGTCGATCAAGATATTGCTAAACGTATTCGTATTTATGATCAATTAGAGCAAAGAGGAGATCAGTTAATTGGTTCGGGAAAAGCAACAGCCCAACTTAAGGATACGGATCGAGACATTATCCTAGCTATTGAAGGACTCAGTTATCCTGATTTTGATTTCGATGGCATGGTTGAGATTACTTTAAGTCTGGTGAAACAGGGAGAAATACTCTACAGCGATCGCGTAATTTTTCGAGTCGCACCTTGGATCATGACTCCTAATACCTTAGCTCCAATTACTGTTTTTGTTTCTCGTTTATCAAATGGAAAAAACGAACAATTTATCGACGAACTCAGAAAAGTTGTCGGCAAAGCCAATGCACAAATAGATCCTGTTCCTTTTGAGTTTCATCAAGATGATCCTTGGATGCGAGACGAAATTGAAATTGGTTACACTCAAGCACCTGGACACTTCATACACGTAATACTTGATTCACCACGCGATCGCGGATTAGATCATTTTGCTCAACGTCAATTAATCGGAACTGATTTTGGTTATGTAGTTCGCAAAAGTCGTTATTGCGCGACAAAATTAGATTCTTTTGGCAATTTAGAAGTTTCTCCACCAGTAACCGTAAATGGGATTAATTATCCCTTTGGTCGTCTAATCTTTGGAGGAACACGTCCAGAAATTATTCATCAACCGCGTCGTATGTTAAAAGTTGTGCGGGATTTTCTTTACGCTCAAAAAATTCAAGCCCCCTTGGAAATCTTTTCCGATTGGTTAAGTGTAGGACATATAGACGAATTCATGACTTTTGTTCCTGCATCAACAAGTAAAGGATTTAAATTACTTCTAGCTAGTACTGACAAGTCTTATGAGCTTCTTAAACAGTTACGCGATCAAGGACAGGCTCAGATATTGTTACGACAAGGAAAACAACTTAATGACCAACCTGCTGATATTAGTGTGGCAGATGTTCTCAATAATCAAGAGTTAACTAGCCAAAACCAACGTTTTCAAGAATATATTAACTGGAATCGAGAGGTTTTGAAACAGGAATTAGGTTTAGATGAGGAAGATATTATCGACATACCTGCTTTGTTTCAAGATGATGGCGATGGGCGTGCCGAAACCTTTTTTCCCAACATGGTCAATCTAATCGTTCTCAATCAGCATCTTGCTATTCCCAAACCATTCGGGCCAAAAATCAAGGATCAATGTCAATTTGAAGCTTATGTTAAAAGAGTTTTAGAACCTTTGGGTAAAGAATGTCACTTTATTGATGATTGGGAGCCTTATTTTCGCGGTGGTGGAGAAATTCATTGTGGTACTAATACCAGACGACAACCGTTTACTCAAAAATGGTGGGAAATTGAACCGAATTTTCTTTAG
- a CDS encoding ABC-F family ATP-binding cassette domain-containing protein: MLRLEHISKIYSTGEVLKDVTWEVKPGERVGLVGVNGAGKSTQLKIITGEVEPTAGEVIRPASLRIAYLTQEFEVEPTRTVKEEFWTVFTEANEVQQALNQLHHEMETAEPEELNKLIHKLDKLQRKFEALDAYTLESQIEKILPEMGFTSEDGERLVSSFSGGWQMRISLGKILLQEPDLLLLDEPTNHLDLETIEWLENYLKGINTPMVIVSHDREFLDRLCTKIVETERGISTTYLGNYSAYLQQKLELKEAQAATYERQQKEIAKQQEFIERFRASATRSTQAKSREKQLEKIDLVDAPISDLKTLKFRFPASPRSGREVVIIEDLTHSYNDNILFLGAELTIERGDRIAILGPNGAGKSTLLRMMMDMEQPESGMITLGKHNVIPGYFEQNQAEALDLEKTVMETIHDEVPDWKNEEVRTLLGRFLFSGDTVFKQVKALSGGEKARLALAKMLLQPANLLILDEPTNHLDIPAKEMLEEALQNYDGTAIIVSHDRYFISQVANKIVEIREGELLVYAGDYHYYLNKIAEEKEKERQRIEAEKKAAKQAGKKAKQAEKQKQKKNKSKATAR; encoded by the coding sequence ATGCTACGACTTGAACACATCAGTAAGATTTATTCTACAGGAGAAGTTCTCAAAGATGTCACCTGGGAAGTTAAACCAGGAGAAAGAGTAGGTTTAGTTGGGGTTAATGGCGCAGGAAAATCTACTCAACTAAAAATTATTACTGGAGAAGTTGAACCTACTGCAGGTGAAGTGATCCGCCCTGCTAGCTTAAGAATAGCTTATCTGACTCAAGAGTTTGAAGTTGAACCTACTCGGACAGTAAAAGAAGAATTTTGGACAGTGTTTACTGAGGCAAATGAGGTACAACAAGCTTTAAATCAATTACACCATGAAATGGAAACTGCTGAACCAGAAGAATTAAATAAATTAATTCATAAATTAGATAAGTTACAGCGAAAATTTGAAGCTTTAGATGCCTATACTTTGGAATCACAAATTGAAAAAATTCTTCCCGAAATGGGATTTACTAGCGAAGATGGAGAAAGACTAGTAAGTTCTTTTAGTGGTGGCTGGCAAATGCGGATCAGCTTAGGAAAAATTTTACTACAAGAACCTGATTTATTACTACTAGACGAGCCAACCAACCATTTAGATTTAGAAACAATTGAATGGCTAGAAAATTATCTCAAGGGTATTAATACTCCGATGGTAATTGTTTCCCACGACCGCGAATTTTTAGATCGTCTTTGTACAAAAATTGTTGAAACTGAACGAGGAATCTCTACAACTTATTTGGGTAACTATTCAGCTTATTTACAACAGAAATTAGAGTTAAAAGAAGCACAAGCTGCAACTTACGAAAGACAACAAAAAGAAATTGCCAAACAACAAGAATTTATTGAACGTTTCCGTGCTAGTGCCACCCGTAGTACCCAAGCCAAAAGTAGAGAAAAACAATTAGAAAAAATAGATTTAGTTGATGCACCAATTTCAGATTTAAAGACTCTTAAATTTCGTTTTCCTGCTTCTCCTCGTAGTGGTAGAGAGGTAGTAATTATTGAAGATTTAACTCATAGTTACAACGATAATATTTTATTTTTAGGTGCAGAATTAACTATTGAAAGAGGCGATCGCATTGCGATTTTAGGGCCTAATGGTGCTGGTAAATCTACTTTATTACGCATGATGATGGACATGGAACAACCAGAATCAGGAATGATTACTCTGGGTAAACATAACGTCATTCCTGGTTATTTTGAACAAAACCAAGCGGAAGCTTTAGATTTAGAAAAAACTGTCATGGAGACAATTCATGATGAAGTTCCTGACTGGAAAAATGAAGAAGTTCGTACTCTACTTGGTAGATTTTTATTTAGTGGCGATACTGTTTTTAAACAAGTCAAAGCTCTTAGTGGAGGCGAAAAAGCTCGTTTGGCTTTAGCTAAAATGCTTTTGCAACCAGCTAATTTATTAATTTTAGATGAGCCTACTAATCATCTTGATATTCCTGCTAAAGAAATGCTCGAAGAAGCATTACAAAATTATGATGGAACGGCAATTATTGTTTCCCATGACCGCTATTTTATTTCTCAAGTAGCTAATAAAATTGTGGAAATTCGAGAAGGAGAGTTATTAGTTTATGCAGGAGACTACCATTATTATTTAAATAAAATTGCCGAAGAAAAAGAAAAAGAAAGACAACGAATCGAAGCTGAAAAAAAAGCTGCTAAACAAGCAGGAAAAAAAGCCAAGCAAGCAGAAAAACAAAAACAAAAGAAAAATAAATCTAAAGCAACAGCAAGGTAG
- a CDS encoding thioredoxin domain-containing protein: MPNRLTSTQSLYLRKHADNPIDWWYWCDEALSKAEREDKPILLSIGYSSCHWCTVMEGEAFSDQAIAEYLNVNFVAIKVDREERPDLDSIYMQAVQMMTGQGGWPLNIFLTPGDLVPFYGGTYFPLQPRYNRPGFLDVLQAVLRFYQEDKAKLEHFKTEILSHLQQSTVLPLETPDSLTKQLLFAGIETNTGVISPNDLGRPSFPMIPYATLALQGSRFKQEFRYNPQELSWQRGKDLVLGGIYDHVGGGFHRYTVDPTWTVPHFEKMLYDNGQILEYLANLWSAGCQEPEIALAVTETVNWLKREMTAPNGYFYAAQDADSFVDVDAVEPEEGSFYVWNYQELADNLTAEELTELQTEFTVSVEGNFEGKNVLQRRQSGNLSDSLTNTLEKLFTIRYGQAKESLAIFTPARNNHEAKTTPWQGRIPPVTDTKMIVAWNSIVISGLARVYAVFGNQLYLDLAVTATNFILQHQWLDERFHRLNYDGLAQVPAQSEDYALFIKALLDLQAATPEKSQWLEQAVRIQTEFDQLLWSNEMGGYYNSSNTDANQELLIQERSYIDNATPAANGVAVTNLVRLSLLTDNLEYLDRAEQALQAFSSVMTRSPQACPTLFVALDWFCNGTVVKTSSQQLSKLISQYFPTTVYRLETELPNGAIGLVCRGLTCLEPAQTQEQLLAQLKQFNY; encoded by the coding sequence ATGCCTAATCGTCTTACTTCAACCCAAAGTTTGTATCTTCGTAAACACGCAGATAATCCAATAGATTGGTGGTATTGGTGTGATGAAGCTTTAAGTAAGGCTGAACGGGAAGATAAACCGATTTTATTGTCAATTGGTTATTCTAGCTGTCACTGGTGTACAGTGATGGAAGGTGAAGCATTTTCAGATCAAGCGATCGCAGAGTATCTCAACGTTAATTTTGTGGCAATCAAAGTCGACCGAGAAGAACGACCAGACTTAGATAGCATTTATATGCAAGCTGTGCAAATGATGACTGGTCAAGGTGGTTGGCCTCTGAATATCTTTTTGACTCCGGGTGATTTAGTGCCTTTTTATGGTGGTACTTATTTTCCGCTACAACCTCGTTACAATCGACCTGGTTTTTTAGATGTTTTGCAAGCAGTATTGCGTTTTTATCAAGAAGACAAAGCCAAATTAGAACATTTTAAAACAGAAATTCTTAGTCATTTACAGCAATCAACCGTTTTACCTTTAGAAACTCCAGATTCGTTAACTAAACAGTTATTATTTGCAGGAATAGAAACTAATACAGGAGTCATTAGTCCTAACGATCTTGGTCGTCCTAGTTTTCCGATGATTCCCTATGCAACTTTAGCGTTACAAGGAAGTCGATTTAAGCAAGAGTTTCGATATAATCCTCAAGAGTTATCCTGGCAACGAGGCAAAGACTTAGTTTTAGGTGGAATTTACGATCATGTTGGAGGAGGTTTTCATCGCTACACGGTAGATCCAACATGGACAGTTCCCCATTTTGAGAAAATGCTCTACGATAATGGGCAAATTTTGGAATATTTGGCTAATTTATGGAGTGCAGGCTGTCAAGAACCTGAAATTGCTTTGGCTGTTACAGAGACAGTAAACTGGCTAAAACGAGAAATGACTGCACCGAATGGTTATTTTTATGCTGCTCAAGATGCCGATAGTTTTGTTGATGTAGATGCAGTTGAACCAGAAGAAGGGTCTTTTTATGTCTGGAATTATCAAGAATTGGCAGATAATTTAACTGCTGAAGAATTGACCGAACTACAAACAGAATTTACGGTTAGTGTAGAGGGAAATTTTGAAGGTAAAAACGTTTTACAACGTCGTCAGTCAGGAAATTTATCCGATAGTTTAACAAATACCCTGGAAAAATTATTTACCATTCGTTATGGTCAAGCAAAAGAATCTTTAGCTATCTTTACACCAGCAAGAAATAATCACGAAGCTAAAACAACACCTTGGCAAGGGCGTATTCCTCCTGTAACAGACACCAAGATGATTGTGGCTTGGAATAGCATAGTAATTTCTGGTTTAGCCAGAGTTTATGCAGTGTTTGGGAATCAGTTATATTTAGATTTAGCCGTTACTGCGACTAATTTTATTCTGCAACATCAATGGCTTGATGAGCGTTTTCATCGTCTCAATTATGATGGTTTAGCGCAAGTTCCAGCCCAATCAGAAGATTATGCCCTATTTATTAAAGCTTTGTTAGATTTACAAGCTGCTACTCCAGAAAAATCCCAATGGTTAGAACAAGCAGTGCGAATACAAACTGAATTTGATCAACTGCTGTGGAGTAATGAAATGGGTGGTTACTACAACAGCAGCAATACTGATGCTAACCAAGAGCTATTAATTCAAGAACGCAGTTATATTGATAATGCTACTCCTGCTGCGAATGGAGTTGCGGTTACCAATTTAGTTCGTTTGTCTCTACTGACAGATAATCTGGAATACTTAGACCGCGCTGAACAAGCCTTACAAGCCTTTAGTAGTGTGATGACGCGATCGCCTCAAGCTTGTCCGACTCTGTTTGTGGCATTAGATTGGTTTTGCAATGGTACTGTAGTTAAAACGTCTTCACAACAGTTATCTAAATTGATTTCTCAATATTTTCCCACCACTGTTTATCGTCTAGAAACGGAGCTACCTAATGGTGCAATTGGTTTAGTTTGTCGTGGTTTAACTTGTTTAGAACCAGCCCAAACTCAAGAACAGTTATTAGCTCAACTAAAGCAATTTAATTATTAA
- a CDS encoding DUF29 domain-containing protein — protein MTTQLSSNINSNNLYERDYYLWLSHTAQLIKEGKFSEVDTAKLIEEIEDTGRSEKRAIKSNLVILLLHLLKYKYQPAKRTNSWKASLRKHRRRLRDDFQISPSLKRYFEEVFDECYQNSREQAADETGLPLNTFPTLSPFTPEQSLNPDYLPEN, from the coding sequence ATGACTACTCAACTGTCATCAAATATTAATAGCAATAATCTTTATGAGCGCGATTATTATCTTTGGTTATCACACACTGCCCAACTCATTAAGGAAGGTAAATTCTCGGAAGTAGATACAGCTAAATTAATTGAAGAAATCGAAGATACAGGCAGGAGTGAGAAACGTGCAATCAAAAGCAATTTAGTTATTTTGCTACTTCATCTACTTAAATATAAATATCAACCAGCTAAAAGAACTAATAGTTGGAAAGCTAGTCTGAGGAAGCATCGAAGAAGATTAAGAGATGATTTTCAAATAAGTCCAAGCTTAAAACGTTATTTTGAAGAAGTTTTTGACGAATGTTACCAAAATAGCAGAGAACAGGCTGCAGATGAAACGGGATTACCCCTTAATACTTTTCCAACTCTTTCCCCTTTTACACCTGAACAATCTCTTAATCCTGACTATTTACCTGAAAATTAA
- a CDS encoding glycosyltransferase family 2 protein, translated as MTKLIIQIPCYNEEATLGLTLSQLPRHIAGVDQVEWLIINDGSRDRTVEVAQACGVDHIVNFQHNQGLAKGFMAGLEACLQAGADIIVNTDADNQYCAEDIPKLIQPILDGEAEIVIGARPITEIKDFSPLKKFLQQFGSWVVRLASKTDIPDAPSGFRAISREAALRLNVFNEYTYTLETIIQAGQKGIAITYVPIRTNSYLRPSRLVKSIPAYVQRSIITIVRIFMTYRPLQFFMMLGSVPFSLGFLLCLRWLILFWGIVGNDPTKSRVPSLILAAILILIGVQLWIFGLIADLLAVNRKLLEDIQLRMRRSELKSNRETSRIFK; from the coding sequence ATGACAAAACTAATTATTCAAATTCCTTGTTATAACGAAGAAGCAACCTTAGGATTAACTCTTTCTCAGTTACCCCGTCACATAGCTGGTGTCGATCAAGTAGAGTGGTTAATCATTAATGATGGTAGTCGCGATCGCACTGTAGAAGTCGCCCAAGCTTGTGGTGTCGATCATATTGTGAATTTTCAACACAATCAAGGTTTAGCAAAAGGTTTTATGGCGGGGTTGGAAGCTTGTTTGCAAGCAGGGGCAGATATTATTGTCAATACTGATGCGGATAATCAATATTGTGCTGAAGATATTCCCAAACTAATTCAACCTATTTTAGATGGTGAGGCAGAAATAGTGATTGGTGCAAGACCGATTACAGAAATTAAAGACTTTTCTCCTCTCAAAAAATTCTTACAACAATTTGGTAGTTGGGTGGTTCGTCTAGCGAGTAAAACTGATATTCCCGACGCGCCTAGTGGTTTTCGTGCTATTAGTCGCGAAGCAGCTTTAAGATTAAATGTTTTTAATGAATACACTTATACTTTAGAAACAATTATCCAAGCTGGACAAAAAGGAATTGCCATTACCTATGTTCCCATTAGAACGAATAGTTATTTGCGTCCATCAAGATTAGTCAAAAGTATCCCTGCTTACGTTCAGCGATCGATTATTACTATTGTTCGGATTTTTATGACTTATCGTCCTCTTCAATTCTTTATGATGTTGGGGAGTGTACCTTTTAGTTTAGGTTTTCTTTTATGTCTCCGTTGGTTAATTTTATTTTGGGGAATTGTGGGCAACGATCCTACTAAGTCTCGTGTTCCTAGTTTAATATTGGCAGCGATTTTAATCTTAATTGGTGTGCAATTATGGATTTTTGGCTTAATAGCAGATTTATTAGCTGTTAATCGTAAATTATTAGAAGATATCCAGTTGAGAATGCGTCGTAGTGAATTGAAATCAAATCGAGAAACCAGCAGAATTTTCAAATAA